From Bacillus rossius redtenbacheri isolate Brsri chromosome 16, Brsri_v3, whole genome shotgun sequence, a single genomic window includes:
- the LOC134540427 gene encoding uncharacterized protein LOC134540427 produces the protein MKVFILSIVYIKIRSKSNVTLRMESFWSRLVFWRRVPLHHHEMYRVCEKCGHDGSLMNTAAMKRLKDIYKLDSVCGCVQACCMYIGPPEDAAPGAEAEIAEAGRADEPEVVVEVEPDPLRALPSTTVYDIAAEEFWPPHQRRYMTPAALAEARRNPRDPGKKT, from the exons atgaaGGTATTTATATTATCTATTGTTTACATAAAAATTCGATCGAAAAGCAACGTAACACTAAG GATGGAGTCCTTCTGGAGCAGGCTGGTGTTCTGGAGGCGGGTCCCCCTCCACCACCACGAGATGTACAGGGTGTGCGAGAAGTGCGGGCACGACGGCAGCCTCATGAACACGGCCGCCATGAAGCGTCTCAAGGACATCTACAAGCTGGACTCGGTGTGCGGCTGCGTGCAG GCGTGCTGCATGTACATCGGGCCGCCGGAAGATGCCGCCCCGGGCGCCGAGGCGGAGATTGCCGAAGCGGGCCGGGCGGACGAGCCCGAAGTGGTGGTGGAGGTGGAACCGGATCCGCTGCGGGCTCTCCCGTCCACCACGGTCTACGACATCGCGGCGGAAGAGTTCTGGCCGCCGCACCAGCGGCGCTACATGACGCCCGCGGCGCTCGCTGAGGCGAGGAGGAACCCCAGAGACCCCGGGAAGAAGACCTGA